From a single Miscanthus floridulus cultivar M001 chromosome 8, ASM1932011v1, whole genome shotgun sequence genomic region:
- the LOC136474755 gene encoding pyruvate dehydrogenase E1 component subunit alpha-1, mitochondrial-like: MDTYRYHGHSMSDPGSTYRTRDEISGVRQEWDPIERVRKLLLTHDLATAAELKDMEKEIRKQVDDAIAKAKESSMPDTSELFTNVYKKGFGVESFGPDRKELRASLP; the protein is encoded by the exons ATGGATACCTACAGGTACCATGGCCACTCTATGTCAGATCCAGGAAGCACTTACCGCACCAGGGATGAGATTTCAGGTGTCAGACAG GAGTGGGACCCGATTGAAAGGGTTAGAAAATTGCTTTTGACTCACGACCTGGCAACTGCTGCTGAGCTCAAG GATATGGAGAAAGAAATCAGGAAACAAGTAGATGACGCCATTGCTAAAGCAAAG GAAAGTTCTATGCCTGATACTTCTGAGCTCTTCACAAATGTTTATAAGAAGGGCTTCGGCGTGGAG TCATTTGGGCCAGACAGGAAGGAGTTGAGAGCTTCCCTTCCGTAG
- the LOC136470557 gene encoding classical arabinogalactan protein 9-like, whose product MLSPSPVLSPSPVRSLPAASHSPLARHSLLSPDPPLPPIPQRQASPPPPPVLQPVRRQPSPPLLRSPGIVPAPLPSPSAGAPASAPAALPSPSLDLQQGRRLPYSKCSGLAGVMNQLDVRSYLMSLTFEAYIQSELPVH is encoded by the exons ATGCTCTCTCCCTCCCCCGTGCTCTCTCCCTCCCCCGTTCGCTCCCTCCCCGCCGCCTCCCATTCCCCTCTGGCCCGACACTCCCTCCTCTCACCAGATCCGCCGCTGCCTCCCATTCCCCAACGCCAGGCCTCCCCTCCCCCACCGCCGGTGCTCCAGCCAGTGCGCCGGCAGCCGTCCCCTCCCCTCCTTCGATCTCCAGGCATTGTGCcggctcccctcccctccccctccgccGGTGCTCCAGCCAGTGCGCCGGCGGCCCTCCCATCCCCTTCTTTGGATCTACAGCAAGGGCGCCGGCTGCCGTACAGCAAG TGCAGTGGGTTGGCAGGAGTGATGAACCAATTAGATGTGCGAAGTTACCTTATGAGCTTAACTTTTGAGGCATACATTCAGTCTGAACTGCCAGTCCACTGA